Sequence from the Microcoleus sp. FACHB-831 genome:
AAAATCGGGGGGACGTTTTTCTAAAAATGCCTGTTTCCCTTCAGCTCCTTCCTCAGTCATGTAATAGAGTAAAGTGGCGTTACCTGCCAGTTCTTGCAGTCCAGCTTGACCGTCGCAGTCGGCATTGAAGGCAGCTTTCAAGCAACGAATTGCAATGGGACTTTTTTCTAAAATTTCGCTAGCCCACTGGACGCCTTCTTGTTCTAGCTGTTCGACAGGGACGACACAATTAACTAAGCCCATTTCTAAGGCTTGCTGTGCGTTGTACTGGCGGCAGAGATACCAAATTTCTCGCGCCTTTTTTTGACCGACGATGCGGGCAAGGTAGCTGGCACCAAACCCCCCGTCAAAACTGCCGACTTTGGGGCCAGTTTGTCCAAAAATTGCATTATCTGCGGCAATTGTGAGATCGCATATTAGGTGCAGAACGTGACCGCCGCCGATAGCGTAACCAGCGACAAGGGCTATTACGACTTTGGGCATGGAACGGATTAAGCGTTGCAAATCCAGGACGTTGAGGCGCGGGGTGCCATCTTCGTCTATATATCCAGCTTCACCGCGCACGCTTTGGTCGCCACCAGAACAGAAGGCATATTTGCCATCGGTGTGAGGGCCAGCACCCGTGAAGAGGACGACGCCGATGCGGGTATCTTCGCGGGCATTGCTGAAAGCATCATAGAGTTCAAAGACGGTTTTAGGACGGAAGGCGTTGCGCTTGTGCGGACGATTGATGGTAATTTTAGCGATGCCGTCTGTTTTGTGGTATAAGATGTCTTCGTAAGTTTTGGCGGTTTGCCAGTTAATTTGCATGAGGATAGAGTGCCCTACTTTCAGCTTGAGAATTTTAACGCAGTAGGTAGCTAGCTACTTCAAGTAGAAATTAAGTTTGCGTGGAAATAATTTCCAGATTTGCTGTAATATTCATGCATAATGGAGTGTCTAAAAGTGTTTTTGGGTTAAAAACATGGAAACTCTTGCATATATTCTTATGGCTCTGGCCTACGAGGAGAATGCTAATATTGATGTCCAGCCAATGATAGCTTCGCGCAGTTTTAACTGGTGGCAGAAGTCGGGTGCGCTAGCAATATTGGCATTAATTATATTGGGTGGATTTAGCAAGGTGGTAACGGCTTATACGAGCCCTACCTTGAGTGCGGTTTATCAGCAAGCGGATACTTTTTAGCAGGTGTTTTTAGTTAAATATGGCGTAATATTTTTTAACCCTCAAGCCGTTGCTGGGGGTTGTTAATTTTTAGGGAATAATGAGGGCGATCGCTGGCAGATGGCTCTTCGGCCAGAAGAATTAATATAGATTTAATATGGCGAAGTTTTATTTATAGTAGCTATAGTGCGAATTTCCCTAAGTTATCCTGTCGCCACTTTGCATCTGCCTTGCGATCTGTCCTTATTTCCAATACCCTAATTCCTTTAGTTGGTAGTGGGTTCAAGCGTTGCTTCAGATGCTCCCAAGAATCAATCAATTCATGTTCTAGATTATAAGTGGCACAAAGTTGGTCAAAGTTAATATCTTGTGGCGTGGCAAAAAATTCCTCGAAGGGTGGCTCGAATTTGGCAATGGGTAAGTTTTCAAATATACCGCCACCGTTATTATTAATTAAGATAATTGTCATATGTCCTACAAACTTGTTTCGCAACAAAAAACCGTTGGTGTCGTGCAATAATGCTAAATCTCCCGTCAGCATCACGCTACTTTGATGGCGATGGGCAATTCCCAAAGCAGTTGATAAGGTTCCATCAATGCCATTCGCACCACGATTGAAAAAAGGTTGAAGTCCAAAGTTATTACTTGTCCAGAAAAACTCTACATCTCGCACGGGCATACTATTGGCAATAAATATAGGTGTCTCTGGCGGTAAAGTATGGGAAATTAACCAAGCTGTTTTGCTTTCAAGTAGGTGATTTATTGCAATCATTTTATTATCAATTGCTTGCCTAACTTTGCCTTCAATTTCACACCACAACTGTAGATAATCGTTTTGGCTAGAAGGCGCAGGGTGGGGAGATGCGATGAATCGCGTCTCTACAATAGATAGGCGTAAGTGGGTGGTTTTGCCGTGAAGCGGATCTAAATTGTGGTGGCTGGGGTCGATTATCCAACGTTGCGGTTGGGTGTCGTCTAGCCAGGTTCGCAGTTGTTTGCTTGTGGGCAATTCGCCTATTTGAATTACTATTTTTGGTGTTAGTTGTTGTGCTAGTTTTTGGTTACGCAGGATTAGATCGTAACTGGAAATTAGATAAGGGTTTAGTTCAACATAGTTTCTTAAGGGCGATAATCCCTCAGCTAGAACAGGCCATTTTAAGGTTTGGGAGAGTTGCGCGATCGCACTACAATATTCTTTAGGAAATCTCGGCGATTGCGTACCAGCAATAATAATTCCTCTGTCGCATTGTTGCCATTCTTCTATTGCGGAGTCTAGGGTGCTGGTTGCTTCTCCTAGCAAGGGAGAAACATTAGGGGTAAATGTGCGTACTCCAGCAAAGAAATCTTCTATTTGAAAGTGCGATCGCAGTTCTAATGCGGCGGCTTCTGGAATGGGTGCGAGGGGGTCGCGAAAGGGTATATTAAGATGAACCGATCCGGGGGTAGGGAAGAGCGATCGCTCCCACGCATGAATAATCGTCTGTCGCAAATAACGCAGCATTCCCATTTCCAAAGATGGCGCTGCTAACTCTGTTTGCCAGTTAGGATAATTGCCATATAATTTCACCTGATCTATTGTTTGCCCAGAATGACAATCGCGCAATTCTGGGGGACGATCTGCTGTTAATATCAACAGCGGTACTCGGCTTTCTCTGGCCTCAATTATAGCTGGATAAAAGTTAGCGCCAGCGGTTCCAGAAGTGCAAACCAAGGCTACTGGTAAACCAGAACGTTTGGCAATTCCCAGAGCAAAGAAGGCGGCGGAACGTTCATCCAGCACTGGTATGGCATCAATATGCGGAACTTGTTGGGCAAAGGCGATCGCCAGAGGTGTGGAACGCGAACCGGGACAGATAACCGCTGTGGTTAATCCCAGTTGTTTTAAAGTCTCTGCTAAAACTGAAGCCCAAATTGTATTCGTGTTGCTAAAATTAATTTGCATTGCTAACTCTAGAGTATCGGTGTTTTAATTTTCCGCTACTAAAGCTGTTAGACAAAATTTATTAGTTGAAAACATTTTATGATTCTTGAAGCGGTTATGTTAAACGTAAAAAATGGATTGGAGGTGGATTTTGAGACGGCTTTTAAGAAAGCATCTAATATTATATCTTCTATGGACGGCTATTTATCCCACGAACTTCATAGATGTATTGAAGTTCATGGGAAATATTTATTACTTGTTAGATGGGAGAGTTTAGAAGCTCATACAATTGGATTTAGAAGCTCTCCCGAGTATCAAGAGTGGAAAAAACTTCTTCACCATTTTTACGAGCCATTTCCCATCGTTGAACATTTTGAAGAAGTTTAACTAAATCATCTCGCCCCCAACGGGTTGCTCGCGATCGAGAGCGATCGCGAGCCAATGACTGTTAGCTGAAAGTCGCTGGAAGGGACAAAGGTGATTCCACGACGCACTGCTCGCACTGGTCGATCGTGGGCGATCGCCAACTGATAGCGCGACACGACAGTTGCCAGCACTAACTTCATTTCAAACATTGAAAGCGCCATACCAATGCAACTGCGGGTTCCGCCTCCAAATGGTAGATACTCATAGGGCGAAAACTTCTGGTTTAAAAAGCGTTCTGGTTTAAACTGGTCTGGCTCTGGATAAACTTCCGGGCGGCGGTGAGCTAAATAAATGCAGGGAACCAGTATCGCCCCTGGCTCAAATTCATAACCCTCCAATTGCACCGATTCTTTCACCAAGCGCGGCTGGGAAATTAGGGCAATTGGATAAACCCGCAGCGCTTCTTTACACACAGCAGTGAGATAGGGCAGTTGAGTAATAGCTACCGGATCGGCATTGCTACCGAGGGGGTCTAATTCCTTTAGCAACTTGTCCAGCACTTGTGGATGCCGATGAACCCAGTAGAAAGCCCAATTTAGACCCGACGCAGTGGTTTCATGGCCTAACAGTAGCAGAGTAATTAATTGATCGACTAACTCAACATCTGTCATGATCTCTCCCGCATCGTCACGCGCAGACATCAGCATCGAGAGGATGTCCCTTGCGTCGGGGTTGGGTTGGGCGCGGCGTTCGTTAATCTCAGCGTAAATTAGGGTTCTGATTTGCTGCTGCTGTCGTACAAACTTGCCCCAAGGACTCCAAGCGCCTAAGTCTTGCTGTAGTGGGGGGAAGAAAAACTGGGTGGAGTAAAGGTCAGAGGTGACTGACTCCAGCATATTACCGATCAGTTCTTTTAACTGTTGGTAACGCCATCCGGGGTTGAGGCCAAAAACCACTCGCAAGATTATTTCGAGCGAAATTTCTAACATCGGTTCTTGCATGGAGAGGGATGCGTTTGGTTTCCATTCCTGGATCGCTTCCCTGGCGATCGCGCAAATCAACTTACCATAAGTATGCAGTCGTTCCCCATGCAGGGCGGGCATCAGCAACTGGCGCTGGCGCTGGTGGCGCTGTCCATCTTGCATAATCAGGGATTGCTCTCCGGTCAGTGGTCGGAAAATATGAGTCACCTTGCCCAGTTCCAATTTTCCTGCCTGGGTAGTAAAAATTGATTGAATTGCCTGCGGGTGGCTGAAAAATACCACTGGTGGGGACTTGGGGCCGAGTACGCGCAGGGTAAAGGTATCTCCGTAACGCTGGGCACACGTCTCTAGAAATCGGATAGGCTGGGCGGTGATTTGAAGCGTTTGCAGTAAAGACGGCAGTTGTGGGCCACTAGGCAATTTCATACTAAGGCTTTGAGAAGTGCTTGGAGTTTTAGTTGAATTTCTGCGAGTTCTTTGTCTGGATCGGAACCTGCAACTATACCTGCTCCAGCATATAGTCTGGCTCGACAATTATCTATCAGTGCCGACCGAATTCCTACTATAAATTCACTGTCGCCTCGATGATTTACCCAACCCAGAGGCGCAGCATACAAACACCTGTTGAAGCTTTCATAGCGGCGAATTTGCTTGCAGGCAATTTCTCTAGTATCGCCTGCAACTGCTGGGGTGGGATGGAGTTCCGCTACTATTTCTAAGGGATGCACGCCCGCAGGAACGCTGGCTCTAATCGGCGTCCATAAATGCTGGATGTTAGATAGTTTTAAAAGCAAAGGTAGCGGCATTCGTTGAGGGTTCAAGCCGAGTTTTGATAGGCGTTGGATAATAAAATCGCTGACGACGCGATGTTCGTGCCTTTCTTTTTCGCTTGTCAGTAAACCATCGGCAAAATATGCATCTTCTATTGCAGTTTTCCCTCGCGGCGCTGAACCAGCTAAGGCATCTGTCTCTAATTCTCTATTGTGTATCTTAATTAAGCGTTCTGGACTGGCACCTATAAAATTTTGTCCCTTGCCATTGCTTGTGGAAAAAACATAGCAATCGGGATGCATTATTCGTAAATTATTTAAAGAATGTACTAGGTTAAAGGGAGCATTCGCCGTTACATCAATAGCGTCTGATAAAACAATTTTGTTTATATGTTTACGGTTAATTGACTCTAACGCAGATACAACTGATGCCTTAAAGTTGTTATTAGCTTTTAGATCGGAATTTTTAAAATTATGTAGGCGCGGCCTGACAGGACTATTGACATTTTTGCTGATAGCCGAACTAATTGCTTGAAATTCTTCCCATATATTTTGTGATAGCAAATCGTAATTTACGTTAGAGTCAATTACGATATTGGCAACTACAACAGAGGAATTTTTTTTAGAAGATATCTGCCAGCGGGGTAGAAATATTGTAGCAGCTGGAAATGGCGAAGCATCGTGGAGATTGTCATCAAAAAACGTGAAGCTACAGAAGAAGTGAGGCCCAGAAAAAGGTAAGTTTAAGGTGCCCGTGCTGCTAGTTTTAGCGAGGCAAGAATTGATAAATTTTTGAGCTTGTGAGAAGCGATCGCTATGCGATAATTTTACCGATGTTGCGGTATCAATGGCAGCGATCGCTTCTCCTTGCGCTGGTTTTTCAAAGTAAAAATGCAATTGATCTGGCAGCGCGATCGCATCTAGAACCGCTAGGGGATCTATGGAGGGAATTTTTTGAGAAATACTGACGATTTGGGTATTGTCTTTTTCAACGCAGGTCTGCTTAAACGTTAAAAGAAACTGACGCAGATCCT
This genomic interval carries:
- a CDS encoding isochorismate synthase MenF, whose translation is MTVTPYCANLFQDCQDLRQFLLTFKQTCVEKDNTQIVSISQKIPSIDPLAVLDAIALPDQLHFYFEKPAQGEAIAAIDTATSVKLSHSDRFSQAQKFINSCLAKTSSTGTLNLPFSGPHFFCSFTFFDDNLHDASPFPAATIFLPRWQISSKKNSSVVVANIVIDSNVNYDLLSQNIWEEFQAISSAISKNVNSPVRPRLHNFKNSDLKANNNFKASVVSALESINRKHINKIVLSDAIDVTANAPFNLVHSLNNLRIMHPDCYVFSTSNGKGQNFIGASPERLIKIHNRELETDALAGSAPRGKTAIEDAYFADGLLTSEKERHEHRVVSDFIIQRLSKLGLNPQRMPLPLLLKLSNIQHLWTPIRASVPAGVHPLEIVAELHPTPAVAGDTREIACKQIRRYESFNRCLYAAPLGWVNHRGDSEFIVGIRSALIDNCRARLYAGAGIVAGSDPDKELAEIQLKLQALLKALV
- a CDS encoding cytochrome P450, which codes for MKLPSGPQLPSLLQTLQITAQPIRFLETCAQRYGDTFTLRVLGPKSPPVVFFSHPQAIQSIFTTQAGKLELGKVTHIFRPLTGEQSLIMQDGQRHQRQRQLLMPALHGERLHTYGKLICAIAREAIQEWKPNASLSMQEPMLEISLEIILRVVFGLNPGWRYQQLKELIGNMLESVTSDLYSTQFFFPPLQQDLGAWSPWGKFVRQQQQIRTLIYAEINERRAQPNPDARDILSMLMSARDDAGEIMTDVELVDQLITLLLLGHETTASGLNWAFYWVHRHPQVLDKLLKELDPLGSNADPVAITQLPYLTAVCKEALRVYPIALISQPRLVKESVQLEGYEFEPGAILVPCIYLAHRRPEVYPEPDQFKPERFLNQKFSPYEYLPFGGGTRSCIGMALSMFEMKLVLATVVSRYQLAIAHDRPVRAVRRGITFVPSSDFQLTVIGSRSLSIASNPLGAR
- a CDS encoding antibiotic biosynthesis monooxygenase, with the translated sequence MILEAVMLNVKNGLEVDFETAFKKASNIISSMDGYLSHELHRCIEVHGKYLLLVRWESLEAHTIGFRSSPEYQEWKKLLHHFYEPFPIVEHFEEV
- the menB gene encoding 1,4-dihydroxy-2-naphthoyl-CoA synthase, which produces MQINWQTAKTYEDILYHKTDGIAKITINRPHKRNAFRPKTVFELYDAFSNAREDTRIGVVLFTGAGPHTDGKYAFCSGGDQSVRGEAGYIDEDGTPRLNVLDLQRLIRSMPKVVIALVAGYAIGGGHVLHLICDLTIAADNAIFGQTGPKVGSFDGGFGASYLARIVGQKKAREIWYLCRQYNAQQALEMGLVNCVVPVEQLEQEGVQWASEILEKSPIAIRCLKAAFNADCDGQAGLQELAGNATLLYYMTEEGAEGKQAFLEKRPPDFRQYPWLP
- the menD gene encoding 2-succinyl-5-enolpyruvyl-6-hydroxy-3-cyclohexene-1-carboxylic-acid synthase; the protein is MQINFSNTNTIWASVLAETLKQLGLTTAVICPGSRSTPLAIAFAQQVPHIDAIPVLDERSAAFFALGIAKRSGLPVALVCTSGTAGANFYPAIIEARESRVPLLILTADRPPELRDCHSGQTIDQVKLYGNYPNWQTELAAPSLEMGMLRYLRQTIIHAWERSLFPTPGSVHLNIPFRDPLAPIPEAAALELRSHFQIEDFFAGVRTFTPNVSPLLGEATSTLDSAIEEWQQCDRGIIIAGTQSPRFPKEYCSAIAQLSQTLKWPVLAEGLSPLRNYVELNPYLISSYDLILRNQKLAQQLTPKIVIQIGELPTSKQLRTWLDDTQPQRWIIDPSHHNLDPLHGKTTHLRLSIVETRFIASPHPAPSSQNDYLQLWCEIEGKVRQAIDNKMIAINHLLESKTAWLISHTLPPETPIFIANSMPVRDVEFFWTSNNFGLQPFFNRGANGIDGTLSTALGIAHRHQSSVMLTGDLALLHDTNGFLLRNKFVGHMTIILINNNGGGIFENLPIAKFEPPFEEFFATPQDINFDQLCATYNLEHELIDSWEHLKQRLNPLPTKGIRVLEIRTDRKADAKWRQDNLGKFAL